Proteins from a genomic interval of Channa argus isolate prfri chromosome 11, Channa argus male v1.0, whole genome shotgun sequence:
- the mtrfr gene encoding mitochondrial translation release factor in rescue: MSRIFSFSFMKRVCGPVVWSGSPDIFPLLKRLPVGLTCFFAAGKKGLIDLPVLNEDELEEQFVRGSGPGGQATNKTSNCVVLKHIPTGIVVKCHQTRSMDTNRKRAREILREKLDVTYKGELSEILVKKKESVLRKQEKRRKANENLERKKEFKAALTADSKPGNRTV; this comes from the exons ATGTCAAGAATTTTCTCGTTTAGCTTTATGAAGAGAGTGTGCGGTCCCGTAGTTTGGAGTGGTTCTCCAGATATTTTCCCACTGCTTAAACGGCTCCCGGTCggactgacatgtttttttgcaGCCGGTAAAAAGGGCCTAATAGACCTTCCTGTCCTGAATGAGGACGAGCTTGAAGAGCAGTTTGTGAGAGGATCTGGACCTGGGGGTCAGGCTACCAACAAAACCAGCAACTGCGTGGTTCTCAAACATATCCCCACTGGAATTGTAGTTAAG TGCCATCAGACCAGATCTATGGACACCAATCGAAAGCGTGCGCGGGAAATCCTGAGAGAGAAACTTGATGTCACATATAAAGGAGAACTTAGTGAAATTCTTGTAAAGAAGAAAGAGTCCGTGCTGAGGAAACAAGAGAAGAGAAGGAAGGCCAATGAGAatctggagagaaaaaaggagttTAAAGCTGCTCTGACTGCAGACTCTAAACCTGGGAATAGaacagtttaa